One window of Quercus robur chromosome 12, dhQueRobu3.1, whole genome shotgun sequence genomic DNA carries:
- the LOC126710314 gene encoding protein INAPERTURATE POLLEN1, with amino-acid sequence MLKALFARKKSSRPFKDYHSEWFNTLKNTLLPLLRSSISGSVPTLSTHVEMLHQHFQSYYEALDLAASHDVSQLLFPYWRNSLEKPFLWLGDLHPYLFTNLLRSFLEDTDEEEEETEDEFNDDVVRENYKYLFDKPWEVAMAWKNPSSNLTTRVDQIECGLRLMVPALVDRVRNAQAGLVERVAEDWVWYQGRKEAARPVIVEAVEAEIEEMVSAFLDANRMRRSVLAEIISATSVYQGALFLEGLAQFLVGLRDPQLLAQFESCQMRLNKPSRIAL; translated from the coding sequence ATGCTGAAGGCTCTTTTTGCCCGCAAGAAAAGCTCGCGTCCCTTCAAAGACTACCACTCCGAGTGGTTCAACACCCTCAAGAACACGCTCTTACCCCTCCTCCGAAGCTCAATCTCCGGCTCAGTCCCAACCCTCTCCACCCACGTTGAAATGCTCCACCAACACTTCCAATCCTACTACGAAGCCCTCGACCTCGCCGCCTCCCACGATGTCTCTCAGCTCCTCTTCCCCTATTGGCGCAACTCCCTCGAGAAGCCTTTTCTTTGGCTTGGCGACCTCCATCCCTACCTCTTCACCAACCTCCTTCGCTCATTCCTTGAGGACactgatgaagaagaagaagagacagAGGATGAATTCAATGATGATGTGGTTCGAGAGAATTATAAGTACTTATTCGATAAACCGTGGGAGGTTGCAATGGCATGGAAGAACCCGAGTAGTAACTTGACTACCCGGGTTGATCAAATTGAGTGTGGACTAAGGCTGATGGTGCCGGCATTGGTAGACAGGGTGAGGAATGCACAGGCGGGGCTGGTGGAGCGTGTGGCGGAGGATTGGGTCTGGTACCAGGGGAGGAAAGAGGCGGCTAGACCAGTCATTGTGGAGGCGGTGGAGGCCGAGATTGAGGAGATGGTGAGTGCGTTCTTGGATGCTAATAGGATGAGGAGGAGCGTTCTTGCAGAGATTATCAGCGCCACCAGTGTGTATCAGGGGGCTCTGTTTCTTGAAGGGCTAGCCCAATTTCTTGTTGGGTTGAGGGACCCTCAATTGCTCGCCCAATTCGAAAGTTGCCAGATGCGTCTCAATAAACCAAGCCGCATTGCCCTTTGA